The following proteins are co-located in the Apium graveolens cultivar Ventura chromosome 5, ASM990537v1, whole genome shotgun sequence genome:
- the LOC141660287 gene encoding uncharacterized protein LOC141660287, whose translation MDKSWIFKDRDTLDYEIGVKEFLIFAEENASDPKRIPCPCKRCANFKKFAVKIIRGHLYENGFSLGYLDWIWHTQGSTSRSSVNRNAPTPASTPAPAPTSARALIPSPGLASETVNVCDAAYNSSEYNNESYKFRRFVADAEQPLYEGSECTKLESMLKLHNWKARFRISDSTFNDLLSTVGSLLPKDNVMPPNAYEAKKTLSDLGLEYIKYHSCPNNCILYRGVNVDASECPKCRLSRWKLGKDGKIRINVLAKVMWYFPIIPRFKRMFKSPSTSELMTWHSKQRIEDGKMRHPADSPSWRNINHRWPAFSSDARNIRLALSADGINPYTNGLTNRYSCWPIVLVTYNLLPWLCMKRKFMMLTILVSGPHEPGNDVDVYLQPLIDDLKKLWEEGEPNVYDAYTKSYFTLKAILLWTINDFPAYGNLSGYVNKGYMCYPVCADDTVAKYLSHSRKICYQGHRRYLARNHPYRKQNAAFNGQQELGQARQPLSGEEVLLQQDKIEFQFGKEVRKSKKVDCPWNKKLVFFELEYWKFHHVRHCLDVMHVEKNVCDSLIGTLLNMKPKSKDSEASRLDMIDMGVRADLAPQKGEKKTYLPPSIFNLSKAEKKKMVSSLMHMKLPYGHASNIKNCVSMEELKMFGMKSHDCHILLQQLLPIAIRAVLPKKVRDTIIRLCFFFNALYNKVVDVSKLDKLQSDVIVTLCELEKIFPASFFDIMIHLIVHLVRELRLFGPVFYRWMYAFERFNKVLKSYVHNRYYPVLGPNVSMTDDLHPEGCIAECYLGEESVEFCQEFVKQACTTDGLRKDEGKLCGPFSIVIMKSIEVKERDEAHLHVLLNNVEVQPYILMYKEYLEGIHQGKKKSVHWLLREHNRLFADWFLEKLSSEMEENPGGVSETIRWIAGKPSFSVLTYEAYLVDGVQYFTKERDGVRVVQNSGVSLVAKTVQVSSAKDLNPVENNDKGIKVDDLGFTLVDLSRQGHKRDKYVSMDQVKQVYYIEDPVDAKCHRV comes from the exons ATGGACAAATCTTGGATTTTCAAAGATAGGGACACACTTGACTATGAAATCGGGGTTAAAGAGTTTTTGATATTTGCCGAGGAAAATGCTAGTGATCCTAAAAGAATCCCCTGCCCCTGTAAAAGATGTGCTAACTTCAAAAAATTTGCAGTTAAGATTATCAGGGGACATTTATATGAAAATGGTTTTAGTCTGGGGTACCttgattggatttggcatacACAAGGGTCTACAAGTAGGTCATCAGTTAATAGAAATGCTCCGACCCCTGCATCTACGCCTGCCCCTGCACCTACGTCTGCCCGCGCACTGATACCTTCCCCTGGCCTTGCATCAGAAACAGTCAATGTTTGTGATGCTGCATATAATTCAAGTGAGTACAATAATGAGTCGTATAAGTTTAGGAGATTTGTGGCTGATGCTGAACAGCCTTTGTATGAGGGTAGTGAATGTACCAAGTTGGAGTCGATGCTAAAATTGCACAATTGGAAAGCTAGGTTCAGAATTAGTGATAGTACCTTTAACGATTTGCTGTCTACTGTTGGCTCTCTCCTTCCTAAGGACAATGTGATGCCACCTAATGCATATGAAGCCAAGAAAACCTTATCCGACTTGGGCCTAGAATACATAAAATATCACTCATGTCCAAATAATTGCATACTGTATCGGGGGGTAAATGTTGATGCTTCCGAGTGTCCTAAGTGTCGTTTATCTCGCTGGAAGTTAGGAAAGGATGGTAAAATAAGGATTAATGTTCTTGCTAAAGTAATGTGGTATTTTCCAATTATACCGAGATTTAAACGGATGTTTAAATCTCCTTCTACATCTGAACTAATGACCTGGCACTCAAAGCAGCgaatagaagatggaaagatgCGGCATCCAGCCGACTCTCCTTCTTGGAGAAATATCAACCATAGGTGGCCTGCCTTCAGTAGTGATGCACGAAATATTCGTTTGGCGTTGTCTGCAGATGGTATAAACCCATATACTAACGGTCTAACCAATAGATACTCTTGTTGGCCAATAGTATTAGTGACTTACAATCTTCTTCCGTGGTTATGTATGAAGAGGAAATTTATGATGCTAACAATTTTAGTTTCCGGTCCACATGAGCCTGGCAATGACGTTGACGTATATTTACAGCCTTTAATCGATGATTTAAAGAAGTTGTGGGAAGAAGGTGAACCAAATGTTTATGATGCATACACCAAGTCATATTTCACTTTAAAAGCAATTTTATTGTGGACAATTAATGACTTTCCTGCATATGGAAATTTGTCCGGATACGTTAATAAAGGTTATATGTGTTATCCAGTATGCGCTGATGATACAGTTGCCAAGTATTTAAGCCATAGCAGGAAGATATGTTACCAAGGCCATCGACGTTACTTGGCTAGGAATCATCCATATAGGAAGCAAAATGCCGCTTTTAATGGACAACAAGAATTAGGGCAGGCACGTCAACCTCTGTCTGGAGAAGAGGTTTTATTACAGCAAGATAAAATTGAATTTCAGTTTGGGAAGGAAGTAAGGAAGTCAAAGAAGGTTGATTGTCCATGGAATAAAAAGTTGGTTTTTTTCGAATTAGAATATTGGAAGTTTCACCATGTCCGTCATTGTTTAGATGTCATGCACGTCGAGAAGAACGTGTGTGATAGCTTGATCGGCACACTACTAAATATGAAACCTAAGTCTAAAGATAGTGAAGCTTCTCGTCTTGACATGATTGACATGGGGGTTAGGGCTGATCTAGCTCCACAAAAAGGAGAAAAAAAAACCTACTTACCCCCTTCGATTTTTAATTTGTCCAAGGCAGAAAAGAAGAAAATGGTGTCATCGTTAATGCACATGAAACTTCCTTATGGACACGCGTCGAACATTAAAAACTGTGTTTCCATGGAAGAATTAAAGATGTTTGGGATGAAGTCCCATGACTGCCACATCTTACTCCAACAACTGCTTCCTATTGCAATTCGTGCGGTACTTCCAAAAAAAGTCAGGGACACCATAATtaggttgtgtttcttttttAATGCTTTGTACAACAAAGTTGTAGACGTATCGAAACTAGATAAATTACAATCAGATGTAATAGTAACTTTGTGTGAGCTGGAAAAAATCTTTCCTGCATCATTTTTTGATATAATGATACATCTCATAGTGCACTTGGTTCGGGAATTACGGTTATTTGGGCCGGTATTTTATAGATGGATGTATGCATTTGAGAGGTTTAATAAGGTGTTGAAGAGTTATGTACACAACCGTTATTACCccgtgttaggtcccaatgt gtctatgacagATGACTTACACCCCGAAGGTTGTATAGCTGAATGCTATCTGGGAGAAGAATCAGTAGAATTCTGCCAAGAGTTTGTCAAGCAAGCTTGCACCACTGATGGTCTTCGTAAAGATGAAGGCAAGTTATGTGGTCCATTTTCTATTGTGATAATGAAATCAATCGAAGTAAAAGAGCGGGATGAAGCTCATTTACATGTTCTTCTAAACAACGTTGAAGTACAGCCATATATTTT AATGTATAAGGAGTATCTAGAAGGAATCCATCAAGGAAAAAAGAAAAGTGTTCATTGGCTCTTGAGAGAGCACAATCGCCTTTTTGCCGATTGGTTTCTAGAAAAA CTTAGTAGTGAAATGGAGGAGAATCCTGGAGGAGTTTCAGAGACAATAAGATGGATAGCCGGAAAACCATCATTTTCAGTTTTGACTTACGAAGCTTATCTAGTAGACGGGGTCCAATACTTTACAAAAGAGCGAGACGGTGTGAGGGTTGTTCAAAACAGCGGAGTGTCTTTAGTTGCTAAAACTGTCCAAGTGTCTAGTGCTAAAGATTTGAACCCCGTAGAAA ATAATGACAAGGGAATTAAGGTGGATGATCTTGGGTTCACACTTGTCGATCTAAGTCGACAAGGCCACAAGAGAGATAAATATGTGTCTATGGATCAAGTAAAgcaagtttattatattgaagaTCCGGTGGATGCCAAGTG TCATCGTGTCTGA